A single window of Streptomyces sudanensis DNA harbors:
- the thrC gene encoding threonine synthase, translating to MTSKGTHQWRGVIEEYRDRLPVRDDTPVVTLREGGTPLVPAQVLSERTGCEVHLKVEGANPTGSFKDRGMTMAITRAKEEGAKAVICASTGNTSASAAAYAVRAGMVCAVLVPRGKIALGKMGQALVHGATILQVDGNFDDCLTLARALSDDYPVVLVNSVNPVRLEGQKTAAFEIVDMLGDAPDVHVLPVGNAGNITAYWKGYTEYAKDGVASRTPRMWGFQASGSAPIVRGEVVKEPSTVATAIRVGNPASWRHALAARDESGGLIDEVTDREILRAYRLLAAQEGVFVEPASAASVAGLLKAAERGEVDPGQRIVCTVTGNGLKDPDWAVAGAPQPVTVPVDAAAAARRLGLV from the coding sequence ATGACCAGCAAGGGCACCCACCAGTGGCGCGGCGTCATCGAGGAGTACCGGGACCGCCTCCCGGTCCGGGACGACACGCCGGTCGTCACGCTCCGTGAGGGAGGTACGCCGCTCGTCCCCGCGCAGGTCCTCTCCGAGCGCACCGGCTGCGAGGTCCACCTGAAGGTCGAGGGCGCCAACCCCACCGGGTCGTTCAAGGACCGCGGCATGACCATGGCCATCACCCGGGCCAAGGAGGAGGGCGCCAAGGCGGTCATCTGCGCCTCCACCGGCAACACCTCGGCCTCCGCCGCCGCCTACGCGGTCCGCGCCGGCATGGTCTGCGCCGTCCTCGTCCCGCGCGGCAAGATCGCCCTGGGCAAGATGGGCCAGGCGCTCGTCCACGGCGCGACGATCCTCCAGGTCGACGGCAACTTCGACGACTGCCTGACGCTGGCCCGCGCGCTCTCCGACGACTACCCGGTGGTGCTCGTCAACTCGGTCAACCCGGTGCGCCTGGAGGGCCAGAAGACCGCCGCGTTCGAGATCGTCGACATGCTCGGCGACGCCCCCGACGTCCACGTGCTGCCCGTCGGCAACGCCGGCAACATCACCGCGTACTGGAAGGGGTACACCGAGTACGCGAAGGACGGCGTCGCCTCGCGCACCCCGCGCATGTGGGGCTTCCAGGCGTCCGGTTCTGCGCCGATCGTGCGCGGCGAGGTCGTCAAGGAGCCCTCGACGGTCGCCACCGCTATCCGCGTCGGCAACCCGGCCTCCTGGCGTCACGCGCTCGCCGCCCGCGACGAGTCCGGCGGCCTCATCGACGAGGTGACGGACCGTGAGATCCTGCGCGCCTACCGCCTGTTGGCCGCGCAGGAGGGCGTCTTCGTCGAGCCCGCGTCCGCCGCGTCCGTCGCCGGGCTGCTGAAGGCCGCCGAGCGCGGCGAGGTCGACCCGGGCCAGAGGATCGTCTGCACGGTCACCGGCAA